AATGAATTTTTAAATGATGCAAAAAAACTTTTTGACATTTCGGACATTACGAAAGCATCTACTATTGCTGCAATCGAAAACAAATACAAAGACTTCGAAGACGATCTTCATTATTATACTGCTATTAAAAATAATTTAAATTACATAATTACAAGAAATAAGAAAGATTTTCTGCAAGATAAAATTCAAATAATGACCGCAGAAGAATACTTGTTATTGAACAAAAAGCAATCTAAATAAAGAATGCAAATTTAAAGAACTCTCAAAATTTAGATTTACATTTACATTGACCAAAATATAGTCAAAATTTAAAATCATAGCGTGAAATAACTGCTCTACAGATAGCAAAGTTACAAAATTGGAATGATTTTATTTATACACACATTTATAAAGGGCAGTGATTTTATCCACATCGTGCATAACACATACTCATCCTAAAAAGTCCCCGCTAAATCGGGGCAGGCAATGGTGAAAAAATACCCCTGCGCAAAAATATAGAAAATTTTCACAAACATTATTTAAAAACTTAAACCATGACTTTAAAAAGGCAGGAAACCGATGCACAAAGTTTGAAAAGAAAAAAGGGTTCCCAATAGGAATATAATAAATTTAAATGAAATAAATTGCCTTTTATCCCGGGATATTGTAATTTGGTATTATTATCATTTCAATCAGATAAATGAAACAGGTATTATCATTTTGCAGATGGAAAGGCGCTTCATCAAGTAAATTTTGGTTTATTTAAGATAAAAATCGTTATACTACAAGAAACCATATCGAAACATAAAAGATGATTGACTTTTACAATCGATAGCATTAACGTATTACGACACAAATAAAAAGGATAAAGGAAATGGAAGCTGTAAAAATTTCACCTAAGTTTCAAGTCGTGATACCTCGAAATGTGCGCGAAGCAATGAAGTTAATCCCTGGACAGAAAATACAAGTGATCCAGTATGAAGATAGAATTGAACTAATCCCTGAGAGGAAGATATCTGGAATAAAAAGATTTCTGACAAATTGCTGTTATTATACTGATTTTTCTTGGTGGTTTACTACAGGCATCTTGCTTTTACATCAACATGAAAATTAACACTATCAAGATCGAATTGGCAAAGACAGCTCCAAAAAAAATCCCGAAAGATAATTTAGGCCTTTTGAAAAATGAGCTCTCAAAGCATAAAGGTGAAAAAAATGGGATCGTATGTGAAAGAAGTGATTGCTGCTGCCCAGGATGATGATAAATTCTTTTTATGTGCCTTAGCTGGTGATGTAAAAATTATTGTAAGTAGGAATAAGCACTTGCTTGACGCTACCGGTTATCATAGAACTGAAGTCTTGAGGCCTTTCCCTGACCCGATTATGTGTTTAATCTAAAACACTTTGAGGAGGAAGTTAAATTATGAAATTTAAAGACTATAAAAAACCGGTGTTAAGTATTTTACTGATTATATGTTTTTTACTTCCATCAAAAGGGATTGGATCGGATTTAGATTCTACTATTGACAAAATAGTCAGAAAAATGGTTCAGTCTGTTCAGCAAAGCAGCTTAAACTCGGATACTGTCACAGCAGCCATTTTCCCTTTTCAATGCACTGAATCTCTATCCCGGAAAAAAGTTAATTTGGCGATGAGTGAACTTCTTACTCAAAAATTACTTAAAGAATCATTCTTTAAACTTGTTGAAAGGAACCAATTAGAGATTGTTCTCAGTGAGCAGAAATTGGGAATGACTGGAGCCATAGAGAG
The nucleotide sequence above comes from bacterium. Encoded proteins:
- a CDS encoding PIN domain-containing protein; protein product: MEKLYIDCNILIDWLTDRPPFSIYANRLLTLIEKKMIKGIVSPLTLSNTYYIIRKHTNNKIANEFLNDAKKLFDISDITKASTIAAIENKYKDFEDDLHYYTAIKNNLNYIITRNKKDFLQDKIQIMTAEEYLLLNKKQSK
- a CDS encoding AbrB/MazE/SpoVT family DNA-binding domain-containing protein, whose amino-acid sequence is MEAVKISPKFQVVIPRNVREAMKLIPGQKIQVIQYEDRIELIPERKISGIKRFLTNCCYYTDFSWWFTTGILLLHQHEN